A genomic segment from Acidimicrobiales bacterium encodes:
- a CDS encoding lysophospholipid acyltransferase family protein — MAETWKSPGRSGRVLYAVAALFFGGLVTVFARLRVAKQRGRRRAARALPDGPIIIVSNHAGYADGVLLALVCRRMGRSVRLLATAGVFRAPLIGSLARRLGFIPVARGTKDAAGALAPAAEALAAGEAVAIFPEGRTTRDPNHWPERAKTGAVRLALQSGAPIVPVAMVGTHRVLGRGASVGSIMVNVVLRPAVLTDVGEPIDVQAMAGDAPLDNEGVRELTDRVWARIVALVEALREEAAPDPSGVMPDTDEGDTDQDLGDYDSVLNGSDS, encoded by the coding sequence ATGGCCGAGACATGGAAGTCGCCGGGGCGATCGGGCCGCGTGCTCTACGCCGTGGCCGCACTCTTCTTCGGTGGTCTCGTCACGGTCTTCGCGCGATTGCGAGTGGCCAAGCAACGCGGCCGGCGGCGAGCCGCCCGCGCCCTGCCGGACGGCCCGATCATCATCGTGTCGAACCACGCCGGCTACGCCGACGGCGTGCTGCTCGCCCTGGTCTGTCGGCGCATGGGCCGTTCCGTGCGACTCCTCGCCACCGCGGGCGTCTTTCGCGCGCCCCTGATCGGCTCGCTGGCCCGGCGGCTCGGGTTCATCCCGGTTGCCCGGGGCACGAAGGACGCGGCCGGTGCGCTCGCGCCTGCCGCTGAGGCACTGGCTGCAGGCGAAGCCGTGGCGATCTTCCCGGAGGGTCGCACCACGCGCGACCCGAACCACTGGCCGGAGAGAGCGAAGACAGGGGCGGTGCGGCTGGCGTTGCAGAGCGGCGCACCGATCGTGCCCGTCGCAATGGTCGGAACCCACCGGGTGCTCGGTCGTGGCGCGTCGGTCGGGTCGATCATGGTCAATGTGGTGTTGCGTCCCGCTGTGCTCACCGATGTGGGCGAGCCGATCGACGTGCAGGCGATGGCCGGCGATGCGCCGCTCGACAACGAAGGAGTGCGCGAGCTGACCGATCGGGTGTGGGCCCGGATCGTCGCGCTGGTCGAGGCGCTGCGCGAGGAGGCTGCGCCCGACCCCTCCGGTGTGATGCCCGACACCGACGAGGGCGACACCGACCAAGACCTTGGCGACTACGACAGTGTGCTGAACGGGAGTGATTCATAG
- a CDS encoding cytochrome P450 yields the protein MTEAHIGDPYVLRSGESWREPWDDYRRLRDEAPVHRVAHEVHGDFFVLSRFADVFAAARDTGRFSSAEGLTPDRDGAAMFSDDARPIVMMDPPDHTDMRRLVSRPMTPRRVQAIEDQVRGFVNDRLDEIEASGSCDIVERLFKPLPSSVVAHYLGVPEADRARFDGWTDAIVAATASDSFGSAADAFAGLFAFGDELIERRRLEPADDLVSGLVEVGPEVATPGWIIGFVFTMVTGGNDTTTGLLGGAAELLTAHRDQRAHLLAEPTLIGASVDEFLRLTSPVQNLARTTTEEVTLHGTTIPAGTKVMLLYGSAGRDEREYGPRAHELDVRRHPARILSLGYGAHHCLGAAAARLQAAVALEELLRRFPDFAVDADAGRFAPGAFVRRYESLPFSTLS from the coding sequence ATGACGGAGGCGCACATCGGAGATCCGTACGTTCTCCGTTCGGGCGAGTCCTGGCGCGAGCCGTGGGACGACTATCGGCGCCTGCGCGACGAGGCGCCCGTGCACCGGGTCGCCCACGAGGTGCATGGCGACTTCTTCGTGCTGTCCCGTTTCGCCGACGTGTTCGCCGCCGCTCGCGACACGGGGAGGTTCTCGTCGGCCGAGGGGCTCACCCCGGATCGCGACGGCGCCGCGATGTTCAGCGACGACGCCCGACCGATCGTGATGATGGACCCGCCCGATCACACGGACATGCGGCGGCTCGTGAGCAGGCCGATGACGCCCCGACGGGTGCAGGCGATCGAGGACCAGGTCCGCGGCTTCGTGAACGACCGCCTCGACGAGATCGAGGCGAGCGGGTCGTGCGACATCGTCGAGCGGCTGTTCAAGCCCCTTCCCAGTTCGGTGGTGGCCCACTATCTCGGCGTGCCCGAAGCCGACCGGGCGCGTTTCGATGGGTGGACCGACGCGATCGTCGCTGCCACCGCGTCCGACTCCTTCGGGTCCGCAGCCGACGCGTTCGCGGGACTGTTCGCCTTCGGCGACGAACTGATCGAGCGCCGCCGGCTCGAGCCGGCCGACGACCTCGTGTCCGGCCTCGTCGAGGTGGGCCCGGAAGTGGCGACGCCGGGTTGGATCATCGGATTCGTCTTCACCATGGTCACCGGCGGCAACGACACCACGACCGGGCTGCTCGGTGGCGCCGCAGAACTGTTGACGGCTCACCGCGATCAACGCGCTCACCTTCTCGCCGAACCGACGCTGATCGGGGCTTCGGTCGACGAGTTCCTCCGCCTCACCTCGCCGGTGCAGAATCTGGCCCGCACCACCACCGAGGAGGTGACCCTCCACGGCACGACCATCCCCGCGGGGACCAAGGTGATGCTGCTGTACGGGTCTGCCGGCCGCGACGAGCGCGAGTACGGCCCACGCGCCCACGAACTCGACGTGCGCCGGCACCCCGCCCGCATCCTCAGCCTCGGCTACGGCGCCCACCACTGCCTCGGAGCCGCGGCGGCGCGTCTCCAAGCCGCCGTCGCCCTCGAGGAGTTGTTGCGGCGCTTCCCCGACTTCGCCGTCGACGCCGACGCGGGCCGGTTCGCACCGGGCGCGTTCGTTCGCCGCTATGAATCACTCCCGTTCAGCACACTGTCGTAG
- a CDS encoding SRPBCC family protein has translation MAHYTTSLRSRWTPAEAFAYMADLRNFEEWDPGVSSSELVVGPQPGPAAEYDVRVTGTTLRYRTIEFDQPRRVVVEAESKLLHSVDVIEVTPSGTGSEIRYEATLELNGILRFADPLLRLAFDRIGDRAANGLRDVVPGPVDTAQPTR, from the coding sequence ATGGCTCACTACACGACCTCCCTTCGCAGCCGCTGGACGCCGGCGGAGGCGTTCGCCTACATGGCGGATCTGCGGAACTTCGAGGAGTGGGATCCCGGCGTCAGTTCGTCGGAGCTCGTCGTCGGCCCGCAGCCCGGCCCCGCCGCGGAATACGACGTGCGCGTCACCGGCACCACACTGCGCTACCGAACCATCGAGTTCGATCAGCCGCGTCGTGTGGTCGTCGAGGCGGAATCGAAGCTGCTCCACAGCGTCGATGTCATCGAGGTCACCCCTTCCGGCACGGGCTCGGAGATCCGCTACGAGGCAACGCTCGAGCTCAACGGCATCCTGCGGTTCGCCGATCCGCTGCTGCGGCTCGCCTTCGACCGCATCGGCGACCGCGCCGCCAACGGTCTCCGAGACGTGGTCCCGGGCCCGGTCGACACCGCCCAGCCGACACGATGA
- a CDS encoding NAD-dependent succinate-semialdehyde dehydrogenase → MTSTTTTVTTNNPATGADLATYQVTSSDAVATAIEQAHALHRTWSEATFDDRAETVRAIAQLLEDRRDELAALMADEMGKPISAGRAEVEKCAWACRHYADNAASYLRDLAIETDHTKSYVHHDPLGVILAVMPWNFPLWQVVRFAAPALMAGNGAVLKHASNVTGTALALDGLFVDAGLPDGLFRTLVLPSDRVDEALEHRLVRAVTLTGSGPAGAAVAAKAGSLLKKSVLELGGSDPYIVLEDADLETAAATCADARMTNGGQSCIAAKRFVVHRDVHDEFVERLTAQLETKVMGDPHDDAVDYGPQARVDLRDDLHTQVRAAIDDGADLVLGGTIPDRPGAWYPATVLCGVTPGSAVYEEETFGPVAAVIRADDERDCIRIANDTDYGLGAAVFTADVERGERIAAHELEAGSCFVNASVASDPRLPFGGIKDSGYGRELSDLGIKEFVNAKTVVIG, encoded by the coding sequence ATGACCAGCACGACGACGACCGTCACGACGAACAACCCGGCCACGGGCGCAGACCTCGCCACGTATCAGGTGACGTCGAGCGACGCCGTGGCCACGGCCATCGAGCAGGCGCATGCGCTTCACCGGACCTGGTCGGAGGCGACCTTCGACGACCGGGCGGAAACCGTACGCGCCATCGCGCAACTCCTCGAGGACCGCCGCGACGAACTCGCTGCGCTCATGGCCGACGAGATGGGAAAGCCCATCTCGGCCGGAAGGGCCGAGGTCGAGAAATGCGCGTGGGCCTGTCGTCACTACGCCGACAACGCCGCTAGCTACCTGCGAGACCTGGCCATCGAGACCGACCACACGAAGAGCTACGTCCACCACGATCCACTCGGCGTGATCCTCGCAGTCATGCCGTGGAACTTTCCGCTGTGGCAGGTGGTCCGGTTCGCGGCGCCGGCGCTGATGGCGGGCAACGGCGCGGTGTTGAAGCACGCGTCGAACGTCACCGGCACGGCGCTCGCCCTCGATGGGCTGTTCGTCGACGCCGGCCTTCCCGACGGGCTCTTTCGCACGCTCGTCCTCCCGTCCGACCGTGTCGACGAGGCCCTCGAACACCGGCTGGTCCGCGCCGTGACCCTCACCGGCAGTGGTCCCGCCGGAGCAGCAGTCGCTGCGAAAGCGGGATCGCTGCTCAAGAAGAGCGTGCTCGAACTCGGCGGAAGCGACCCCTACATCGTGCTCGAGGACGCGGATCTGGAAACCGCGGCCGCGACCTGCGCCGATGCCCGGATGACCAACGGCGGCCAGAGCTGTATCGCCGCCAAGCGGTTCGTCGTCCATCGAGATGTCCACGACGAGTTCGTCGAACGGCTGACCGCGCAGCTGGAAACCAAGGTGATGGGCGACCCCCACGACGACGCCGTCGACTACGGCCCCCAGGCGCGGGTGGACCTCCGCGACGATCTCCACACCCAGGTGCGCGCCGCGATCGACGACGGCGCCGATCTCGTCCTCGGTGGCACGATCCCTGATCGCCCCGGCGCCTGGTATCCGGCGACGGTTCTCTGCGGGGTCACTCCCGGGTCTGCGGTCTACGAAGAGGAGACATTCGGACCGGTCGCAGCCGTGATCCGCGCCGACGACGAGCGCGACTGCATCCGCATCGCCAACGACACCGACTACGGACTCGGCGCGGCCGTGTTCACCGCCGACGTCGAACGGGGCGAGCGCATCGCGGCCCACGAACTCGAGGCGGGCAGCTGTTTCGTCAACGCATCGGTCGCCTCCGATCCGCGTCTCCCCTTCGGCGGGATCAAGGATTCGGGCTACGGGCGAGAGCTCTCCGACCTCGGGATCAAGGAGTTCGTCAACGCGAAGACCGTCGTCATCGGGTGA
- a CDS encoding SDR family oxidoreductase → MSSSGTPDQILPRRVLVTGATGYVGGRLVPRLLADGDEVVCLARNALALDRPFTPNVDVVEGSADDEDAVARAAAGCTTAYYLIHSLDEDDFEAQDRRLATSFRAGCERAGVERIVYLGGLGEGDEHLSAHLRSRQEVGEILAAGSVAVTEIRAAIIIGSGSASFEMLRWLTELLPVMTTPSWVNSTRCQPTGIGDVLEALARARNRDLPGHDILELGGPDVVTYHDMMDTYADAAGLPRRRIIGLPTLSPGLSAHWVALVTPLPGTLARQLVGSLVNDVVVTGTSAAEELSLDVQTFEASVREAIRMVDDLAIPTSWSANSRADLDAIPDADDPEWAGGKVFQDVRTATSDTADPDAVFSVIASLGGQMGWMWGAWLWRLRGVMDQLVGGIGLRRGRRHPHDLVVGDAVDFWRVVDLEPGRFLRLRAEMRLPGFAWLEWSISTTETDQGNRQTELVQRARYVPRGVLGRLYWYSVVPFHQLIFPKMLEQIMAAAEKASEAEPVTR, encoded by the coding sequence ATGTCCTCCTCCGGTACCCCCGACCAGATCCTGCCCCGCCGAGTGCTCGTCACCGGCGCCACGGGATATGTCGGGGGTCGACTCGTGCCGCGCCTGCTCGCCGACGGCGACGAAGTGGTGTGCCTGGCCCGCAACGCACTCGCCCTCGATCGCCCGTTCACCCCCAACGTCGACGTGGTCGAGGGATCGGCCGACGACGAGGATGCCGTCGCCCGCGCCGCCGCCGGGTGCACGACTGCCTACTACCTCATCCACTCGCTCGACGAGGACGACTTCGAGGCGCAGGATCGCCGACTCGCCACGAGCTTTCGGGCCGGCTGCGAACGGGCCGGCGTGGAGAGGATCGTGTACCTCGGAGGATTGGGGGAGGGCGACGAGCATCTGTCCGCGCACCTCCGAAGTCGCCAGGAGGTCGGCGAGATCCTCGCGGCGGGGTCGGTCGCCGTCACCGAGATCCGCGCCGCGATCATCATCGGCTCGGGGAGCGCGTCGTTCGAGATGCTTCGATGGCTCACCGAATTGCTTCCCGTCATGACAACCCCGTCCTGGGTCAACTCGACCCGCTGTCAACCCACGGGGATCGGTGACGTGCTCGAGGCGCTGGCCCGGGCCCGCAACCGGGATCTCCCCGGTCACGACATCCTCGAACTGGGCGGGCCCGATGTGGTCACCTACCACGACATGATGGACACCTACGCCGACGCCGCGGGCCTTCCGCGGCGGAGGATCATCGGTCTGCCGACGCTGTCGCCGGGACTGTCCGCCCACTGGGTTGCTCTCGTCACCCCGCTACCGGGAACACTCGCTCGCCAACTCGTGGGAAGTCTCGTCAACGACGTCGTGGTGACCGGCACCTCGGCCGCCGAGGAACTCTCGCTCGACGTCCAGACCTTCGAGGCCTCGGTGCGCGAAGCGATCCGCATGGTCGACGATCTCGCCATCCCCACGAGCTGGAGCGCCAACTCCCGTGCCGATCTCGACGCGATCCCCGACGCCGACGATCCCGAATGGGCCGGCGGCAAGGTGTTCCAGGACGTGCGCACGGCCACGTCGGACACCGCCGACCCCGACGCCGTCTTCTCGGTGATCGCCAGTCTCGGCGGCCAGATGGGATGGATGTGGGGTGCGTGGCTCTGGCGGCTACGTGGCGTCATGGATCAGCTCGTGGGTGGTATCGGGCTGCGGCGCGGTCGGCGCCACCCGCACGACCTCGTCGTCGGGGATGCCGTCGATTTCTGGCGGGTCGTCGACCTGGAGCCGGGGCGGTTCCTGCGCCTCCGTGCCGAGATGCGACTGCCCGGGTTCGCGTGGCTGGAGTGGTCGATCTCGACCACCGAAACCGATCAGGGAAACCGGCAGACGGAGCTGGTCCAGCGGGCCCGCTATGTGCCCCGGGGGGTGCTCGGCCGCCTCTACTGGTACTCGGTGGTTCCCTTCCACCAACTGATCTTTCCGAAGATGCTCGAGCAGATCATGGCGGCCGCGGAGAAGGCGAGCGAAGCCGAACCCGTCACCCGATGA
- a CDS encoding acetolactate synthase large subunit, whose amino-acid sequence MTTTADVMVRRLIGHGVTTVFGLPGEENLAFVDALERADVELVVTRHEQHAAFMAATHGRLTGSPGVCLATLGPGATNLFTGLAHAELGGMPLIAITGQKPRVDNDEGSFQVLDIPASARPLIRWASSVDDPRNASAVVDEAWQRALESRPGAVLVELPEDVAGATVDAHRRPLPRRSSARVDAASLAQASASINAAQHVVILASEGAQLHDVPVQLTAFSERTGIGVLATQVGKGAFPENHRHSLRALGIHRPDYAHLGIAPADLVITVGYQPVEHPPLAWNPDETKSIIHIAASPAAIERGYQPIEQLVGDVASTLSALADSITARSTTQLTRTTQVIDRLLEAESQGPDFPPSPLAIVRSIRRELAPSDIVALDNGAFKIWFARHYPAAAPHTILLDNTLATMGAGLATAMEAARLAEDNRVVAVCGDGGFLMNVQDLDTATRLGLDLTVVVLRDDAYGFIAWHQDEQDRPRTGVALTNPDLGALAAAFGIAAHVVTPEAPFEAQFRAALAEPGVSLVDCPIDYGINERLSTDLHGIAERELANHPEKGSAQ is encoded by the coding sequence GTGACCACCACCGCAGACGTGATGGTCCGCCGACTCATCGGTCATGGGGTCACCACGGTCTTCGGGCTTCCCGGCGAGGAGAACCTCGCGTTCGTGGACGCACTGGAGCGAGCCGATGTCGAACTCGTGGTCACCCGCCACGAGCAACACGCGGCCTTCATGGCGGCAACGCACGGTCGATTGACGGGATCGCCCGGAGTGTGTCTCGCCACGCTCGGACCCGGCGCGACGAACCTCTTCACGGGTCTCGCCCACGCCGAGCTGGGGGGCATGCCCCTCATCGCCATCACCGGGCAGAAGCCCCGCGTCGACAACGACGAGGGATCGTTCCAGGTGCTCGACATACCCGCCTCGGCGCGCCCACTCATCCGATGGGCCTCCAGCGTCGACGATCCTCGAAACGCATCGGCGGTGGTCGACGAGGCGTGGCAACGGGCGCTCGAGAGCCGGCCGGGCGCCGTTCTCGTGGAGCTCCCCGAAGACGTGGCCGGCGCGACGGTCGACGCGCACCGTCGACCGCTGCCGCGACGATCATCAGCCCGGGTCGATGCGGCCTCGCTGGCGCAGGCGTCCGCGTCGATCAACGCCGCCCAGCACGTCGTCATTCTCGCCAGCGAAGGTGCACAGCTCCACGACGTTCCTGTGCAACTGACGGCATTCTCCGAACGCACCGGCATCGGGGTGCTGGCGACGCAGGTCGGCAAGGGAGCCTTTCCCGAGAACCATCGACACTCCCTTCGAGCTCTGGGCATCCATCGGCCCGACTATGCCCACCTCGGCATCGCCCCGGCGGACCTCGTGATCACGGTCGGCTACCAGCCCGTCGAACACCCTCCTCTGGCCTGGAACCCCGACGAGACGAAGTCGATCATCCACATTGCCGCCTCTCCGGCCGCCATCGAACGGGGCTATCAGCCGATCGAGCAGCTCGTCGGCGACGTGGCCTCGACACTGTCGGCGCTCGCGGACTCGATCACCGCTCGATCCACCACCCAGCTGACGCGAACCACGCAGGTCATCGACCGACTGCTCGAGGCCGAGAGTCAGGGTCCTGACTTCCCCCCTTCGCCGCTGGCCATCGTGCGGTCCATACGGCGCGAACTCGCCCCGTCCGACATCGTCGCCCTCGACAACGGGGCCTTCAAGATCTGGTTCGCCCGCCACTATCCGGCGGCCGCCCCACACACGATCCTGCTCGACAACACTCTCGCCACCATGGGCGCCGGGCTCGCCACCGCGATGGAGGCCGCCCGTCTTGCCGAGGACAATCGCGTCGTCGCCGTCTGTGGCGACGGCGGCTTCCTGATGAACGTCCAGGATCTCGACACTGCCACGCGCCTGGGTCTCGATCTCACGGTGGTCGTACTACGGGACGACGCCTACGGGTTCATTGCCTGGCACCAGGACGAACAGGATCGACCCCGTACCGGCGTGGCGTTGACCAACCCCGATCTCGGTGCTCTCGCGGCGGCGTTCGGTATCGCTGCCCACGTGGTGACACCTGAGGCGCCCTTCGAAGCGCAGTTCCGGGCTGCCCTCGCCGAACCCGGCGTCAGCCTCGTCGACTGCCCGATCGACTACGGCATCAACGAACGCCTCTCCACCGACCTCCACGGCATCGCCGAACGCGAACTGGCGAACCATCCAGAGAAGGGTTCTGCACAATGA
- the bfr gene encoding bacterioferritin: MRGDEAVIEFLNEALTSELTAINQYFAHAKLCENWGYKRLAEKQREESIDEMRDAERLMDRILLLEGMPNLQRLGSVRVGETVPEQFEVDLQLEQDAVERYRRGIQLCLEKGDAGTREMLEDLLVGEEEHADWIETQQRVIDDIGLERYLLHQLGE, encoded by the coding sequence GTGCGCGGGGATGAAGCCGTCATCGAATTTCTCAACGAGGCACTGACCTCCGAACTCACGGCGATCAACCAGTACTTCGCCCACGCCAAGCTCTGTGAGAACTGGGGCTACAAGCGCCTTGCGGAGAAGCAGCGCGAGGAATCCATCGACGAGATGCGAGACGCCGAGCGGTTGATGGACCGCATCCTCCTGCTCGAGGGCATGCCCAATCTGCAGCGCCTCGGTTCGGTCCGGGTGGGCGAAACGGTGCCCGAGCAGTTCGAGGTCGATCTCCAGCTCGAACAGGATGCCGTCGAGCGTTATCGGCGTGGCATCCAGCTCTGCCTCGAGAAGGGCGACGCCGGCACCCGGGAGATGCTCGAAGATCTCTTGGTGGGCGAGGAGGAGCACGCGGACTGGATCGAAACCCAGCAGCGGGTGATCGACGACATCGGGCTCGAGCGTTACCTGCTCCATCAACTCGGCGAGTAG
- a CDS encoding FAD-binding oxidoreductase yields the protein MEIPAVEDENAGIEFLERLAQSLGPRSVVSPADPAEEPVVVRPATTAEVAAVVRVCAEAGVAIVARGGDTGLSGGTVAPTGRASVVLSLDRLTEIISVDADRWSITAQAGVTIEALHEAAAAVDRTFAPDWGARGTATIGGAIATDAGGNNVVRYGNFRDHVLGLEVVLADGRIWDGRRSLRKDSSGYDLKQLFIGAEGTLGIVTSAVLKLVPATPHSQSALAAISGLGALMPLLSLAHDHAPGTLTAFELMPEVAIERVCSRYGVAHPIDTRAAYYVLVKVASSAPVTEQLTSFLAAASTQGFVTDAVVAATAEQESTLWMIRDELPPTRIYPDHHQLGLKLDTAVPIDHIAEFVERVTDLAADIAPMAHCYGFGHVGDGNIHMMILPTNDDAIAAFADAKPELQREIDALVFRLHGTLSAEHGLGLLLRDRVEPQKPPIEWELMRLLKRTLDPDDLFNPGKTLPPG from the coding sequence ATGGAGATTCCCGCAGTGGAGGACGAGAACGCCGGCATCGAGTTCCTCGAACGGCTGGCGCAGTCGCTGGGCCCCCGCTCCGTCGTTTCCCCGGCCGATCCTGCCGAAGAACCCGTCGTGGTCCGACCGGCGACCACCGCCGAGGTGGCGGCGGTCGTGCGGGTTTGTGCCGAGGCCGGAGTGGCCATCGTGGCGCGAGGTGGCGACACCGGCCTCTCCGGGGGCACCGTCGCACCCACGGGCCGGGCATCGGTGGTGCTGTCGCTCGACCGGCTCACCGAGATCATCTCGGTCGACGCCGACCGCTGGAGCATCACCGCCCAGGCCGGGGTGACCATCGAGGCACTCCACGAGGCGGCCGCCGCCGTCGACCGCACCTTCGCCCCCGACTGGGGTGCGCGCGGCACGGCCACCATCGGCGGCGCCATCGCCACCGATGCCGGCGGCAACAACGTGGTGCGCTACGGCAACTTCCGCGACCATGTGCTCGGTCTCGAGGTCGTGCTCGCCGATGGCCGCATCTGGGACGGGCGCCGGTCGCTGCGGAAGGACTCCTCGGGCTACGACCTGAAACAGCTCTTCATCGGCGCCGAAGGCACGCTGGGCATCGTGACGTCCGCAGTGCTGAAGCTGGTACCGGCCACGCCCCACAGCCAGTCCGCCCTGGCGGCGATCAGCGGACTCGGCGCCCTCATGCCCCTGCTCTCCCTGGCCCACGACCACGCGCCCGGCACGCTCACCGCGTTCGAGCTGATGCCGGAGGTCGCCATCGAAAGGGTGTGCTCGCGCTACGGCGTGGCGCACCCGATCGACACCCGGGCCGCGTACTACGTCCTGGTGAAGGTGGCGTCGTCGGCTCCGGTGACAGAGCAGCTGACCTCGTTCCTCGCAGCGGCCAGCACACAGGGGTTCGTCACCGACGCGGTCGTCGCCGCCACGGCCGAGCAGGAGTCGACCCTCTGGATGATCCGCGACGAGCTCCCGCCGACGAGGATCTACCCCGATCACCACCAGCTCGGACTCAAGCTCGACACCGCGGTGCCGATCGACCACATCGCCGAGTTCGTCGAGCGGGTCACCGACCTGGCCGCCGACATCGCGCCGATGGCGCATTGCTACGGTTTCGGCCACGTCGGCGACGGCAACATCCACATGATGATCCTGCCGACGAACGACGACGCGATCGCCGCATTCGCCGATGCCAAGCCCGAGCTGCAGCGCGAGATCGACGCACTGGTGTTCCGACTGCACGGCACCCTCAGTGCCGAACACGGCCTCGGTCTGCTGCTACGTGACCGCGTCGAACCACAGAAGCCGCCGATCGAGTGGGAGCTCATGCGGCTGCTGAAGCGGACCCTCGACCCCGATGACCTGTTCAACCCCGGAAAGACCCTGCCGCCCGGTTGA
- a CDS encoding TauD/TfdA family dioxygenase — protein MTFEVVASGQVCGAEVRGVDLRVPLDASSIAAIRRAWLDHKVLAFPDQHLRDHDLERITCYFGPFGDDPYFESIGGHPHVVAIHRAADETAPVFADSWHADWTFQEYPPDGTCLYGKIIPPEGGDTWFIDQQKALEAMPPDLRARLDGRMAVHSARRGYSPDGLYGDDDTHTRAMKIRVSDEAYATQLHPLIRRHPETGAATLYGTLGYIIGIDGLDEDAGNALLAELYAWQTREEFRMVLRWEADTFVMWDNRCVLHRATGGYDGHERLLHRTTIGYNSAVRREGP, from the coding sequence ATGACGTTCGAGGTGGTGGCCAGCGGCCAGGTGTGCGGCGCCGAGGTTCGCGGCGTGGATCTCCGAGTCCCGCTCGATGCATCGAGCATCGCGGCGATCCGCCGGGCCTGGCTCGATCACAAGGTGCTGGCCTTCCCCGACCAGCACCTGCGCGACCACGACCTGGAGCGCATCACCTGCTACTTCGGTCCGTTCGGCGACGACCCCTACTTCGAGTCGATCGGCGGCCATCCACACGTCGTCGCGATCCATCGGGCCGCCGACGAGACCGCACCGGTCTTCGCCGACTCATGGCATGCCGATTGGACCTTCCAGGAGTACCCGCCCGACGGCACGTGTCTCTACGGCAAGATCATCCCGCCCGAGGGTGGCGACACGTGGTTCATCGATCAGCAGAAGGCGCTCGAGGCGATGCCCCCGGATCTCCGTGCCCGGCTCGATGGCCGAATGGCCGTGCACTCGGCCCGGCGCGGCTATTCCCCCGACGGGCTCTACGGCGACGACGACACCCATACCCGGGCCATGAAGATCCGGGTGAGCGACGAGGCCTACGCGACGCAACTGCACCCGCTGATCCGGCGCCACCCGGAGACGGGCGCCGCCACGCTCTACGGCACCCTCGGCTACATCATCGGCATCGATGGCCTGGACGAGGACGCCGGCAACGCGCTGCTCGCAGAGCTCTATGCCTGGCAGACCCGGGAAGAGTTCCGGATGGTGCTGCGGTGGGAGGCCGACACGTTCGTGATGTGGGACAACCGGTGTGTGCTGCATCGCGCGACCGGCGGCTACGACGGCCACGAACGGTTGCTCCACCGCACCACCATCGGCTACAACTCCGCCGTACGACGAGAGGGACCCTGA
- a CDS encoding SDR family NAD(P)-dependent oxidoreductase, whose translation MTSSLRWPSLADAALEATIVGSFTKVGIRARNQLFDWDDDLPSMAGQEVVITGATSGIGRATAQAILDLGANVHLTSRSDDRAQQAAEELNRASDGGRATGYGLDTSDLESIAAFAAELDAVDRGLDVLIHNAGALTSKYLTDARGNELTLSSHLIGPYELTKRLRPALNVGARVLFMSSGGMYTQKLDVDSIEMTEENYRGAVAYARAKRGQVELVTHLGPLWAPEVRLHAMHPGWVDTPGVDAALPGFGRVMGPLLRNAEQGADTMVWLAATGGDDAPAGSFWLDRRVRRTHYLPGTGASAAERVRLIEWLDAR comes from the coding sequence ATGACTTCGTCGCTCCGCTGGCCGTCGTTGGCCGACGCCGCGCTCGAAGCAACCATTGTCGGCAGTTTCACCAAGGTCGGCATCCGCGCCCGAAACCAGCTCTTCGACTGGGACGACGATCTGCCCTCGATGGCCGGGCAGGAGGTCGTCATCACCGGAGCGACGAGCGGCATCGGCCGAGCGACCGCACAGGCCATCCTCGACCTCGGCGCCAATGTCCACCTCACCTCCCGCAGCGACGACCGGGCCCAGCAGGCGGCCGAGGAACTCAATCGAGCGAGCGACGGTGGCCGGGCCACGGGCTACGGGCTCGACACGTCGGACCTCGAGTCGATCGCTGCGTTCGCCGCTGAACTCGATGCGGTCGACCGCGGTCTCGACGTACTGATCCACAACGCCGGCGCACTGACTTCGAAGTACCTCACCGATGCCCGGGGAAACGAACTCACGCTCTCCAGCCACCTGATCGGGCCCTACGAGCTCACCAAGCGGCTGCGGCCCGCGCTCAATGTCGGTGCCCGGGTGCTCTTCATGTCGTCGGGCGGGATGTACACCCAGAAGCTCGATGTCGATTCGATCGAGATGACCGAGGAGAATTATCGGGGTGCCGTCGCCTACGCGCGGGCGAAGCGCGGACAGGTCGAACTCGTCACCCACCTGGGGCCTCTGTGGGCCCCCGAGGTCCGCCTGCACGCCATGCACCCCGGTTGGGTCGACACCCCCGGTGTGGATGCGGCGCTCCCCGGATTCGGTCGGGTGATGGGTCCGTTGTTGCGCAACGCCGAGCAGGGTGCCGACACCATGGTCTGGCTGGCGGCCACCGGCGGCGACGACGCGCCGGCCGGTTCCTTCTGGCTCGATCGTCGAGTGCGACGCACCCACTACCTGCCCGGCACCGGTGCGTCCGCGGCCGAACGAGTCCGCCTGATCGAGTGGCTCGACGCTCGCTGA